The Xenorhabdus doucetiae genome has a window encoding:
- the ydgH gene encoding DUF1471 family protein YdgH: MKLKTTIIATAVLSLTTMTAAHAAKELTPEQAAEIKPFERISVTGRFNAIYEAADAVSRQADKKGADSFYIQSLDDLNGRGNLRVVADLYHKDAEKADKTPNYRIYRGIKELPKIEATTLEPFDTVTVNGYFPTDPDLKEAIAKEAKKKNAASFFIVRDIAPNNGGNQIVTAYVYKEDAPKRKVQSSEAVIPADSEAGRKALAQGGEEAKKVEIPGVASSTSTSNVIGNFFETQSAKGGRYTVTLPDGTKIQELNKASAALMAPFDSITFSGYYTTAPEVSYQVAKRAAEKGAKYYHITREWQSNGGNVTISADLFK; this comes from the coding sequence ATGAAGCTGAAGACAACGATCATCGCTACCGCGGTGCTCTCACTAACCACGATGACTGCTGCTCATGCGGCTAAAGAGTTAACGCCAGAACAAGCCGCAGAGATTAAACCTTTTGAGCGGATCTCGGTGACTGGTCGTTTTAATGCCATTTATGAAGCTGCTGACGCAGTTTCCCGTCAGGCCGATAAAAAAGGCGCTGACAGTTTTTATATCCAGAGTCTCGATGACCTCAATGGACGTGGTAACTTACGTGTTGTTGCCGATTTGTACCATAAAGATGCGGAAAAAGCAGATAAAACACCTAATTATCGCATCTACCGCGGTATCAAAGAGTTACCTAAAATTGAAGCCACCACTTTAGAACCTTTCGATACGGTAACCGTGAATGGCTATTTCCCTACTGATCCTGACCTGAAAGAAGCTATCGCTAAAGAGGCTAAAAAGAAAAATGCAGCCTCCTTCTTTATTGTGCGTGATATTGCACCTAATAATGGTGGCAACCAAATAGTCACCGCCTATGTTTATAAAGAGGATGCGCCAAAACGTAAAGTTCAGTCTAGTGAGGCTGTAATCCCAGCCGATTCTGAAGCAGGACGCAAGGCGCTGGCACAAGGTGGGGAAGAAGCCAAGAAAGTTGAAATCCCAGGTGTGGCTTCTTCAACTTCAACCAGTAATGTGATTGGCAACTTTTTTGAAACCCAGTCAGCAAAAGGTGGGCGTTACACTGTCACTCTACCTGATGGCACAAAAATTCAAGAGTTGAATAAAGCATCCGCCGCTCTGATGGCTCCGTTCGATTCCATCACCTTCTCTGGTTATTACACTACCGCACCTGAGGTTTCTTATCAGGTTGCTAAACGCGCAGCAGAAAAAGGCGCAAAATACTACCATATCACGAGAGAATGGCAGTCTAATGGTGGCAACGTTACCATCAGTGCAGATTTATTCAAATAA